GCAAATGGACGGACGATCAGGACGCCGCCGCCCTCGCGGTCAAGCTCTCCTCCCGCCGCACGCCGGCCAAGGAGTTCGCGCCTTTGCTGGACGGCTTCGTGAAGGAGGCCGGCGCCGAGGCCGACAAGGGGCTGCTCCGGGTGATGGCGGGGGTCTACGAGATCATCAACGACCAGCGCGGCAAGCTCATGCACGGCATCGAGCGCTATGCGCGCGGGCAGCAGCGTCTCGCTGACCGCATCCGCGACGAGGCGGACGAGCTGAGCAAGGTGCGCAGCTCCATCACCGCGCCGGAGACACCCGAGAGCCGCAAGCTCGACGAGCAGCTCCACTGGGACACCCGCATCTTCGACGAGCGCGCCAAGTCGCTCACCTATGTCTGCGAAACGCCCGTCCTGCTGGAGCAGCGGGCCTTCGACATCGGCCAGCAGATCCAGGCGCGGCTGAAGGTGAAGGGCTGAGAGGTAAGCGCGGCGGGCGCGACGGCGCGCCGGCTACTCCAGCCCCTCCACATGCCCGATGAAGGGCAGTTGCCGGAAGGCGTGGGCGACATCCATGCCGTAGCCCACCACGAACAGGTCCGGGCAGGTGAAGCCGACGAAATCGGCCTCGATCTGCACCGCCCTTTTGCCCGGCTTCTCCAGAAGCACGCACACCAGCACCCGCCGGGCACCCCGCGCCATGAGCAGGTCCTTGGCGAAGGCGAGGGTGCGGCCGGATTCCAGAATGTCGTCGATGAGCAGCACGTCGCGGTCGCGCACGTCGCTCTCCACGTCCTTCAGGATCTCCACCTGGCCGGAGGAGATGGTCGCCTCGCGATAGGACGAGAGGTGCATGAACTCCACCTCCGGCGCGAGGCCGGACGTGTGCATGGCGCGCAGCAGGTCGGCGGCGAAGATGAAGGAGCCTTTCAGGACCGCCACCGCGAGCAGCCGCTCCGGCGCAAACGCGGCGATCTCAACCGCCAGCGCATGGTTGCGCGCGGCGATGCGGTTCTCGTCATAAAGGACGCTGACGTTCGGCAGGTTCATGATCCCTCTTCGCCAGAGCGCGAACATGGCCGTCGCGGCCGCGGGCGCCCTCCCGAGATAGCCCCCGTGCCCGGCGCGCGCAATGCGGGACAGCCCTTCCGTCCGCGCGGGGCGCCCGTGCCGCGCCCCCGTGGCGACGCCTGCCGCTTCGTTTATGGTGTGGCGGGGCGCCACGGCGCGATTCGGGTGAAGGGTTGGGGCGTGGTCCGGTTCGAGAACGTCGGCCTCAGGTACGGCATGGGTCCGGAAGTGCTGAAGGATGTGTCCTTCGGCATCGAGCCCAATTCGTTCCAGTTCCTGACCGGCCCGTCGGGAGCCGGCAAGACGACGCTCATGCGCCTCCTGTTCCTCCAGCTGAAGCCGACGCGCGGGCTCATCACCCTGTTCGGGCGGGATGTGTCGTCGCTCGATCCCGACGAGGTGGCGGTGCTGCGCCGGCGCATCGGCATCGTCTTCCAGGATTTCCGCCTGCTCGACCACCTCACCACCTACGAGAACGTCTCGCTGCCGCTGCGGGTGCTCGGCAAGGAGGAGGCGAGCTATCGCGGCGAGGTGACGGAGCTTCTGAGCTGGGTCGGCCTCGGCGACCGGATGCACGTTCTGCCGCCTGTGCTCTCGGGCGGCGAGAAGCAGCGCGCCGCCATCGCCCGCGCCCTCATCGGGCGGCCGGAATTCCTGCTCGCGGACGAGCCCACCGGCAATGTGGACCCCACCCTCGCGCGCCGCCTGCTCCGCCTGTTCATCGAACTCAACAAGTCCGGCACGTCGGTGCTTCTGGCGACCCATGACATCGCGCTCATGGACCAGTACGACGCCCGCCGCCTCGTGATCGCCGACGGCCGCCTCTATGTCTACGACTGACGCCGGCGCCCAGCCGCAGAACCCGCAGCCCAAGAAGCCGCCGGCCGAGGGGGGCGAGGCGCCGCGTGCCAAGGCACGGGCGCTGGCCTCCATCGTGCCGTCCTCGACCATCGCCGGGCGGGCGCTGGTGGCGGTGGTGGCCATCATGACCTTCCTTGCCGGCCTCACCATCGGCACGGCGGTGGCGGTGCGGGCGACTGCCAGCCAGTGGCGCTCCGACGTGACGCAGGAAGTCACCATCCAGATCCGGGCCGGCGAGAAGCAGGCGACCGACGCCCAGGTGCAGGCCGCCGCCGACATCGCCCGCAAGACCCCGGGCATCGCCGACGTGCACATCCTCACCCCGGAGGAGACCTCCCGGCTGCTGGAGCCGTGGCTCGGCTCCGGTCTCGACCTCGGCGACCTGCCGGTGCCGCGGGTGATGGTGGTGCGCCTCGATGGCGCGAGCCCGCCCGATCTCGCCCGGCTCAAGCGCACGCTGACCGACCGCATCCCCACCGCCACGCTCGACGATCACCGCGGCTGGTCGCGCCGGCTCGTGGCGGTCACGGACGGGGTGATGCTGGTGGCGGTGGTGCTTCTCGTGCTGGTGGGGCTCGCGACCGTTCTTTCGGTCGTCTTCGCCACCCGCGCGGCGGTGGCCACCAACCGTTCGGTGGTGGAGGTGCTGCATTTCGTCGGCGCGCGCGACGGTTTCATTGCCGCGCAGTTCCAGCGCCACTTTCTGAAGATCGGTGCGGAAGGCGGGCTCATCGGAGGCCTTTCGGCGGCGGCAGTGTTCGGGGCGCTGGCCGCGCTCCCGCGCCTCGGCCTTGGTGGCGATCCGGAACTGCCGACCGTGCTGGGCTGGCTCAATCCGGGCTATCTGGGATTCTTCGGCATCGCCGTGTCGGTGGCGATCGTGGCGCTGGCGACGGCGCTCACCTCGCGCGTCACCGTTTACCGCACGTTGAGGACGATCACATGATCGGCCGTGCGGCGATCGATGTGGCGGTGGCCGGGGGTGCGTCACCTCGCCTCTGCCGCATTCCGGCGCCATCCTCGGCTGCATGACCATGTCGAGCACCGAGCGCAGGACGCAGGCGCGGATCGGTCCCGGGCAATCCGATACCGGCGCTGCCAGAAGCGGAGCCAGCAAAGGCGCGACCGGCACCCCGGTGCCGCGCCGCGGCCCCATGCGCCGGCTCTTTATTGGCATGCTGGCGCTGGGCGGGCTCGGGGCAGTCGTCGGCGGCATCGGCTTCATCGCCTTCACCACCCAGATCGCGGGGCACGAGCCTGCGGGGGTCAAGCCGGCCGATGCCATCGTCGTGCTCACCGGCGGCCCCTCGCGCATCGTCGATGCCGTCTCCCTTTTGAACGAGGGGCTGGGTCAGCGCCTGCTCATCACCGGCGTCAACAAGTCCATCTCATCGGAGGAGATGCGCCGCGCCCTGCCCGATGGCGAGCGGCTGATGGATTGCTGCATCGATCTCGGCCACAAGGCGCTGAACACGCGGGGCAATGCCTTGGAGGCGGCCGAATGGACCCGCGAACGGCGGTTCCGGTCGCTGGTGGTGGTGACCTCCTCCTGGCACATGCCGCGCGCCATGATGGAATTGTCGCGCGCCCTTCCCGATGTGGAACTGGTGGCCTATCCCGTCGTCACCAGCCGCACGGAGCCGGAGAACTGGTGGAGCGATACCGGAACGCTGAAGCTGCTGGTGAAGGAGTATTTGAAGTACATCATGGCCACGGTGAAGATCCGCCCCGCCAAGGCCGTGGCCGGCCCTCAGGCCGAAACCGCGCCGTCGGCCGGCGGGTCTTCCGCGCCGCACTGATCATGCGCTCCCGGCCGCCCGGCCGCGGGGCAGGGAGACCACCTTGACCTTCCTGCGTTCGCTCGTCTTCCAGATCGCCTTCTATCTGGTGACGATCCTCTACATGCTGGCCTTCCTGCCCGCGCTGCCGTTCCTGTCGCGCAAGGGCCTGTGGCGCACCGGCGTGATGTGGTGGGTCGCCACCATCATGTTCCTGCTGCGGGTCATCGTGGGCACGCGGGCTGAGATCAGGGGCGTCGAGAACATTCCGGACGGCCCGCTCCTCCTCGCGTCCAAGCATCAATCGGCGTGGGAGACGCTGGCGCTGCTGCCGCTGTTCTCGGACCCGGCCTTCATCCTGAAGCGCGAGCTGATGTCGATCCCCGTCTTCGGCTGGTTCGCGGCGCGGGCGCGGATGATCCCGGTGGACCGCAAGGGCGGCTCGTCCGCCATGAAGGCGATGACGCGACGAGCGCAGGCCGACATGGCCGAGGGCCGGCAGATCCTCATCTTCCCGGAAGGCACGCGACGCCCAGCCGGGGCACCGCCGGACTACAAGTTCGGCGTGGCGCATCTTTATTCCAGCCTCGGTGTGCCTTGCCTGCCCAT
The nucleotide sequence above comes from Xanthobacter flavus. Encoded proteins:
- the hpt gene encoding hypoxanthine phosphoribosyltransferase; the protein is MNLPNVSVLYDENRIAARNHALAVEIAAFAPERLLAVAVLKGSFIFAADLLRAMHTSGLAPEVEFMHLSSYREATISSGQVEILKDVESDVRDRDVLLIDDILESGRTLAFAKDLLMARGARRVLVCVLLEKPGKRAVQIEADFVGFTCPDLFVVGYGMDVAHAFRQLPFIGHVEGLE
- the ftsE gene encoding cell division ATP-binding protein FtsE, yielding MVRFENVGLRYGMGPEVLKDVSFGIEPNSFQFLTGPSGAGKTTLMRLLFLQLKPTRGLITLFGRDVSSLDPDEVAVLRRRIGIVFQDFRLLDHLTTYENVSLPLRVLGKEEASYRGEVTELLSWVGLGDRMHVLPPVLSGGEKQRAAIARALIGRPEFLLADEPTGNVDPTLARRLLRLFIELNKSGTSVLLATHDIALMDQYDARRLVIADGRLYVYD
- a CDS encoding cell division protein FtsX — protein: MSTTDAGAQPQNPQPKKPPAEGGEAPRAKARALASIVPSSTIAGRALVAVVAIMTFLAGLTIGTAVAVRATASQWRSDVTQEVTIQIRAGEKQATDAQVQAAADIARKTPGIADVHILTPEETSRLLEPWLGSGLDLGDLPVPRVMVVRLDGASPPDLARLKRTLTDRIPTATLDDHRGWSRRLVAVTDGVMLVAVVLLVLVGLATVLSVVFATRAAVATNRSVVEVLHFVGARDGFIAAQFQRHFLKIGAEGGLIGGLSAAAVFGALAALPRLGLGGDPELPTVLGWLNPGYLGFFGIAVSVAIVALATALTSRVTVYRTLRTIT
- a CDS encoding YdcF family protein, translated to MRRLFIGMLALGGLGAVVGGIGFIAFTTQIAGHEPAGVKPADAIVVLTGGPSRIVDAVSLLNEGLGQRLLITGVNKSISSEEMRRALPDGERLMDCCIDLGHKALNTRGNALEAAEWTRERRFRSLVVVTSSWHMPRAMMELSRALPDVELVAYPVVTSRTEPENWWSDTGTLKLLVKEYLKYIMATVKIRPAKAVAGPQAETAPSAGGSSAPH
- a CDS encoding lysophospholipid acyltransferase family protein, whose protein sequence is MTFLRSLVFQIAFYLVTILYMLAFLPALPFLSRKGLWRTGVMWWVATIMFLLRVIVGTRAEIRGVENIPDGPLLLASKHQSAWETLALLPLFSDPAFILKRELMSIPVFGWFAARARMIPVDRKGGSSAMKAMTRRAQADMAEGRQILIFPEGTRRPAGAPPDYKFGVAHLYSSLGVPCLPIALNSGLYWPRRSILKRPGTILVEILPALPPGLPRRQFMGRLQADIEGASDRLLAEGLAELGPRAPAHLRGRETVQSSPLSTPVENS